From a single Paenibacillus sp. FSL R5-0345 genomic region:
- a CDS encoding DUF421 domain-containing protein — protein sequence MTYGEILFRTATSFVALLLLTRLLGKKQVGHLTFFNYVTGITFGSTTAEIIVNRQITLLQGISSLILWSLLAFIVAWIGLRSVRAREILDGQPTILVKQGKILEKALAKQHLNIDDLSMLLRNKDVFSPTDVEVAILEPDGQLSVLKKEEMLPATKKDVKATVMPIHNIPTELIVDGKIVEKNLTKIDVSKVWLNQQLKKANIHSFDQVFYAELQLDGSLYIDKYQDSIP from the coding sequence ATGACATATGGAGAAATTCTATTTCGTACGGCAACGTCTTTCGTTGCTCTACTCTTATTGACACGTCTGCTCGGTAAAAAACAAGTCGGGCATCTAACGTTCTTCAATTATGTAACAGGAATCACCTTCGGCTCCACCACTGCGGAGATTATCGTCAACAGACAAATCACGCTGCTGCAAGGAATATCTAGCTTGATCTTATGGTCGCTCTTGGCGTTCATCGTTGCTTGGATCGGATTGCGCTCCGTCAGAGCACGTGAGATTCTCGATGGCCAACCTACGATTCTCGTCAAACAAGGCAAAATTCTGGAAAAGGCATTGGCTAAGCAGCACCTCAACATCGACGATTTAAGCATGCTGCTTCGGAACAAGGATGTCTTCTCCCCCACAGATGTCGAAGTTGCTATTTTGGAACCTGACGGTCAACTCAGCGTGTTAAAAAAAGAAGAAATGCTGCCTGCAACAAAAAAGGATGTAAAAGCAACCGTTATGCCTATTCACAATATCCCGACTGAGCTTATCGTTGATGGTAAAATCGTAGAAAAAAACCTTACTAAAATAGATGTTTCCAAAGTCTGGCTCAACCAGCAACTAAAGAAAGCCAACATTCATTCTTTTGATCAAGTATTTTACGCAGAGCTCCAATTGGACGGATCGTTATATATCGACAAATACCAGGATTCGATTCCATAA
- a CDS encoding YheC/YheD family protein, with product MKKAVILMLIKRDKWLQYRILRKGSSLAGRLPETQLLKKNALTNMLLHYQSVVLKPHNGNYGRDILFTKRNGANAYRIHNEKKARLGERYPKLRQVGFDIGIDRNCRIWIIEGNYQPDLRPFRLLKDSSMHRRILWYKKH from the coding sequence TTGAAAAAGGCTGTGATTCTAATGTTAATCAAAAGAGACAAATGGTTGCAATATCGCATCCTTCGCAAAGGTTCCTCTCTCGCCGGACGGCTGCCAGAGACACAGTTGCTTAAGAAGAACGCATTAACGAATATGCTGCTTCACTATCAAAGCGTCGTATTGAAACCCCACAACGGGAATTACGGAAGGGATATCCTGTTCACTAAAAGAAACGGTGCAAACGCCTATCGTATTCATAACGAAAAGAAAGCACGACTGGGAGAGCGTTACCCAAAGCTTAGACAAGTCGGGTTCGATATAGGCATCGACAGGAACTGCCGGATTTGGATCATTGAAGGCAATTATCAACCGGACTTACGCCCATTCCGGCTCCTGAAAGATTCTTCAATGCACCGCAGAATATTATGGTATAAGAAACATTAA
- a CDS encoding response regulator, which yields MYRVLIVDDQYFALLGLKQGVNWSALQVEEVRLAENVDQAVACLEQQAIDLLICDIEMPGRSGLELLAWVKQYSPGTLTIMLTCHADFEYAQRALYHGAFHYLLKPVDYEELMKISHEALSEISKQREQQQFEALIHEYRQKWEHQLPLLVERFWQDILSQRAAPVLESLTISANTYNLDLQPGDRYFLALLGLEQWKENLSARDETIMEYALRNLAEELLLSGLGGAVLQDQVGHNLAIVYVRGDMNAVRHTLEQNCQTFLNTCEQLLHCSLSVYISPGVLLHEMMSAYTYVTEREQRNLKHSRQVFGPNDPAYDQPLGTMPLAAPMHIFGEWATILELGELEELERRVKLWFVSIGADRWTRELHRQLVHGILFILHTVLAKKGLSAHASSELKSLMDKENYPKHSSTLQNWAIDCLKAAMQLLQKSHNMSSAVVTKIRQYIRSRLSEEITRDELAAYVYLNPAYLSRLFKKETGLSISDVIIQERLQKAKQLLEETELKITDIAEQVGYTSLGSFSNLFKRVVGVTPQQYRARKKK from the coding sequence ATGTACAGAGTTCTAATCGTTGATGACCAATATTTCGCCTTGCTAGGTCTGAAGCAGGGCGTGAATTGGAGCGCGCTGCAGGTAGAGGAGGTCCGGCTGGCGGAGAATGTGGATCAGGCGGTTGCCTGCCTGGAGCAGCAAGCCATAGATTTGCTTATCTGCGATATTGAGATGCCCGGAAGAAGTGGGCTGGAGCTGCTCGCCTGGGTGAAGCAGTATTCTCCCGGCACGCTGACAATTATGCTGACTTGCCATGCCGATTTCGAGTATGCACAGCGCGCTCTTTACCATGGTGCATTCCATTATTTGCTCAAGCCGGTGGACTATGAAGAATTAATGAAGATATCTCATGAGGCGCTCTCAGAAATCAGCAAGCAGAGGGAGCAGCAGCAATTCGAGGCGCTCATCCACGAGTACCGACAAAAGTGGGAGCATCAGCTTCCCCTGCTGGTAGAAAGGTTCTGGCAGGATATTCTCAGCCAGCGGGCCGCGCCCGTCCTGGAATCGCTCACTATTTCGGCGAATACCTACAATCTGGATCTGCAGCCAGGAGACCGCTACTTTCTCGCTCTGCTCGGCCTGGAGCAATGGAAGGAGAATCTGAGCGCACGGGATGAGACCATCATGGAATATGCGCTACGAAATCTGGCGGAAGAACTGCTGCTGAGCGGGCTGGGAGGGGCTGTGCTGCAGGATCAGGTAGGCCATAACCTGGCAATTGTCTACGTGAGGGGCGACATGAATGCGGTTCGACACACACTGGAGCAGAACTGCCAGACCTTCTTGAACACCTGCGAGCAGCTCCTGCATTGCTCCTTGTCTGTCTATATCAGCCCGGGCGTATTGCTGCACGAGATGATGAGCGCCTACACATACGTCACTGAACGGGAACAGCGGAATCTGAAGCATTCCCGTCAGGTGTTCGGCCCGAATGATCCGGCTTATGATCAACCGCTTGGCACCATGCCTCTGGCCGCTCCAATGCATATCTTCGGGGAGTGGGCGACCATCCTGGAACTGGGCGAGTTGGAGGAGCTGGAGCGCCGGGTGAAGCTGTGGTTCGTGAGTATCGGTGCAGACCGCTGGACCCGTGAGCTGCACCGGCAGCTTGTCCACGGCATTCTTTTCATTCTGCATACTGTACTGGCCAAAAAAGGCTTATCCGCCCACGCCTCTTCCGAGTTGAAATCGCTGATGGACAAGGAGAATTACCCGAAGCATTCCTCCACTTTGCAGAACTGGGCAATAGATTGCCTGAAAGCCGCAATGCAGTTATTGCAGAAAAGCCATAATATGTCCTCAGCCGTGGTCACCAAGATCAGACAATATATCCGCTCCCGGCTGAGTGAAGAGATTACTCGTGATGAATTGGCCGCCTATGTTTATCTGAACCCCGCTTATCTGTCCCGGCTGTTCAAGAAAGAGACTGGACTGTCGATATCGGATGTCATTATTCAGGAACGTCTGCAGAAGGCCAAGCAATTACTGGAGGAAACCGAGCTTAAGATTACCGATATTGCAGAGCAGGTGGGATACACCAGTCTGGGCAGCTTCTCCAACCTGTTTAAACGGGTAGTCGGCGTAACGCCGCAGCAATACCGAGCCCGGAAGAAAAAATAA
- a CDS encoding sensor histidine kinase → MKLSLRFKVSALVLLLVTPLFFFLYYTNIYATNIVREKVAKSASDTLTLHLGTLDELLEQTSHYLLRTANENMLLELYSDSGPDSVNYYLSIRKLMDQWYSDVSYYTIIRSVFVYHQDRDELFLSSQKEYYQEKEMISTGLSTRLNASSLPASLKWETVTIGGEPLLFKVLPDKSGRLLMGVLISIDALAQPLTQLESTGGSEQIGMISNDGKLLWGQFAGEDLTRIRRQLNNPAHPVDASIRLSNGNNYLLIDKPSQYSNLNVFILLDEKSILDELPIFQRIIKTIPIAIIIIMAILLALLSRLVFKPIQHLTSGMRILGKGHLEHRLKEGNSREFQIITRQFNQMAEHIGNLKIDVYEEQMKVQQAELKHLQAQINPHFFMNSLNIVFHLVELQKYSLIKKMISHLVSHFRFIMNTNSTWIPLLSELKHIQNYIEIQMVMYPDKLSYQVHLPKELESNLIPPLLIQPFVENAIKHGFVNNAKPFEVVITVREEAGENSDACIAIQVRDSGPGFSALQLEMLNLGLYEQKPTDHHLGIWNVYRRMLMFYNNRARLTFHNIPDGGAVVEIRLPAQREL, encoded by the coding sequence GTGAAATTATCCTTGCGATTCAAAGTGAGTGCCCTGGTCTTGCTGCTGGTCACTCCGCTGTTTTTCTTTCTCTATTACACCAACATCTATGCGACCAACATCGTTCGGGAGAAAGTCGCAAAATCTGCTTCCGATACACTGACCCTTCACTTAGGTACGCTCGACGAGTTGCTGGAGCAGACCAGCCATTATCTACTGCGTACCGCTAATGAGAACATGCTACTGGAGCTCTATTCGGACAGCGGTCCGGATAGTGTCAATTACTATCTGTCCATCCGTAAGCTAATGGACCAGTGGTACAGCGATGTCAGCTATTACACGATTATCCGTAGCGTGTTCGTATACCATCAGGACCGGGATGAGTTATTCCTCAGTAGCCAGAAAGAATATTATCAGGAGAAAGAGATGATTTCTACCGGATTGTCCACGCGCTTGAATGCTTCCAGTCTTCCAGCTTCCCTGAAGTGGGAGACCGTCACCATCGGAGGAGAGCCGCTGCTATTCAAGGTGCTGCCGGACAAGAGCGGGCGGCTCCTGATGGGTGTTCTGATCAGCATTGACGCTTTGGCACAGCCCCTGACCCAACTGGAGTCTACAGGAGGTAGTGAGCAGATCGGCATGATTAGCAATGACGGTAAGCTGTTATGGGGCCAATTCGCCGGGGAGGATCTTACACGTATCCGTAGACAGCTCAATAATCCTGCCCATCCCGTGGATGCATCGATTCGTCTCAGTAACGGCAATAATTATCTGCTGATTGACAAGCCTTCGCAATACTCCAATCTGAATGTCTTTATTCTATTGGACGAGAAATCTATTCTGGATGAGCTGCCGATCTTCCAGAGGATCATCAAGACCATTCCCATAGCCATTATTATCATTATGGCTATCCTTCTGGCTCTGCTGAGTCGGCTTGTGTTCAAGCCGATCCAGCATTTGACCAGCGGGATGCGTATTCTGGGGAAGGGGCATCTGGAGCACCGGCTGAAGGAAGGCAACAGCAGGGAGTTCCAGATCATCACCCGGCAATTCAACCAGATGGCCGAGCATATCGGCAATCTCAAGATTGATGTGTATGAAGAGCAAATGAAGGTGCAGCAAGCGGAGCTCAAGCATCTTCAGGCGCAGATCAACCCGCATTTTTTTATGAATTCCTTGAATATCGTCTTTCATCTGGTGGAGCTGCAGAAGTATTCGCTGATCAAAAAAATGATAAGCCATCTGGTCTCCCATTTCAGATTCATTATGAATACCAATAGTACCTGGATTCCCCTCCTCAGCGAGCTAAAACATATTCAAAACTACATTGAGATTCAGATGGTCATGTATCCGGACAAGCTGTCCTATCAAGTCCATCTGCCGAAGGAGCTTGAATCCAACCTCATTCCGCCGCTGCTGATTCAGCCATTCGTCGAGAACGCGATCAAGCATGGATTCGTCAACAACGCCAAGCCATTCGAGGTTGTGATCACGGTCCGGGAAGAAGCCGGGGAGAACAGCGATGCCTGCATTGCCATTCAGGTCCGGGATTCCGGGCCGGGCTTCTCCGCACTTCAATTGGAGATGCTCAATCTTGGTTTGTATGAGCAGAAGCCTACAGACCACCATCTGGGAATATGGAATGTATACAGACGCATGCTGATGTTTTACAACAACCGGGCAAGGCTTACCTTCCATAATATCCCTGACGGGGGGGCGGTGGTGGAGATAAGACTGCCCGCTCAAAGGGAGCTGTGA
- a CDS encoding ABC transporter substrate-binding protein gives MRTKRGSGAVLAALTAVILGITGCSGGNSNTSDPSEAESSAAATATGGTESGNLDISTYRKLTVYTVGNFPQNDTKAVVEEINKYLKQKINAEVDFQGLPWSSWAEKMALAYQSGEQVDLTFAPNWADFANNVAKGAFLPLDDLLDKYGQGIKETLDPRFLDGGTVDGKIYAIPTNKEIGESHTIMFRKDLVDKYGFDVDSIQTLEDLEPWLQTIKEKEPAIAPIWLSGSGSDTLGYFDKTRESIKENFRYELVAGAPAGIVLDTKTDKMIISSMESDTAIYRMKLYSDWFSKGFINKDAATTKTSTEDAFKAGKTWMKFGSDKPDSDKEDSIATGIELVKLKGNDPEISTASVSNSMMAIGRTSVDPERTMMLLNLLHTDPHLVNLIDFGVEDRQYVKVDGKENFIKLPDGVATRADTGWAPGIEWMFGNQTLTYLWEGESADKWEKFKAYNDKAHKVKSFGFNFNTDPVKTQVSVVSNIIKEFRPLLETGSLSVDKVLTEYNKKLKANGIEDIRAEVQKQYDAWKAKQS, from the coding sequence ATGAGAACAAAAAGAGGCTCAGGCGCGGTGCTTGCTGCTCTAACCGCCGTTATACTGGGCATTACCGGGTGTAGCGGAGGAAATTCTAACACTTCCGATCCGTCCGAGGCAGAGTCCAGTGCCGCAGCTACAGCTACCGGGGGCACGGAGAGCGGCAATCTCGATATTTCAACTTACCGGAAGCTAACCGTTTACACGGTCGGAAATTTCCCGCAGAATGATACCAAGGCGGTTGTGGAGGAGATCAATAAATATCTTAAGCAAAAGATCAACGCCGAAGTTGACTTCCAGGGGCTTCCTTGGTCCTCTTGGGCCGAAAAGATGGCTCTGGCGTATCAATCCGGGGAACAGGTCGATTTAACGTTTGCCCCCAACTGGGCCGATTTCGCCAACAACGTTGCCAAGGGTGCGTTCCTACCTCTTGACGATTTGTTGGACAAATATGGACAAGGGATCAAGGAGACGTTGGATCCCCGTTTTCTTGACGGCGGAACGGTGGACGGCAAAATCTATGCCATTCCAACCAATAAGGAAATCGGCGAGAGCCACACCATTATGTTCCGCAAAGACCTTGTGGACAAATACGGATTCGATGTAGACTCAATTCAGACTCTGGAGGATCTGGAGCCATGGCTTCAGACGATCAAGGAGAAGGAGCCCGCTATTGCGCCGATCTGGCTCTCCGGCAGCGGTTCAGACACACTTGGCTACTTCGACAAAACCAGGGAGAGCATCAAAGAAAACTTCCGTTACGAGCTGGTTGCAGGCGCTCCCGCCGGCATCGTCCTGGATACCAAGACCGATAAGATGATTATCAGCTCAATGGAATCCGACACTGCGATCTACCGGATGAAGCTCTACAGCGATTGGTTCAGCAAAGGCTTTATCAATAAGGATGCCGCAACGACCAAGACCAGTACTGAAGATGCTTTCAAAGCGGGCAAGACCTGGATGAAATTCGGCTCGGATAAACCGGACTCCGACAAGGAAGATTCCATCGCCACCGGAATTGAGCTGGTGAAGCTGAAGGGCAATGATCCCGAGATCAGCACAGCCAGCGTCAGCAACTCCATGATGGCCATTGGACGCACCTCCGTTGATCCGGAGCGGACGATGATGCTGCTGAACCTGCTGCATACAGACCCGCATCTGGTCAATCTGATTGATTTCGGTGTGGAAGACCGGCAATACGTCAAGGTGGACGGCAAGGAGAACTTCATCAAGCTTCCCGACGGCGTGGCGACCCGGGCCGATACCGGCTGGGCGCCGGGGATTGAATGGATGTTCGGCAACCAGACCTTAACTTACCTTTGGGAAGGCGAAAGCGCTGACAAGTGGGAGAAGTTCAAGGCTTACAACGATAAGGCCCATAAGGTGAAGTCTTTCGGCTTCAACTTCAATACGGACCCTGTCAAAACGCAGGTATCTGTCGTCAGCAACATCATCAAGGAATTCCGTCCGCTGCTTGAAACGGGCAGCCTGAGTGTAGACAAAGTACTGACAGAATACAATAAAAAGTTGAAAGCCAACGGAATCGAGGACATCCGCGCCGAGGTTCAGAAGCAATACGATGCCTGGAAGGCAAAACAATCCTAA
- a CDS encoding carbohydrate ABC transporter permease, whose amino-acid sequence MNTASHISSYSKGPKTAQIILHLFFIAFSMACILPIVLIVAISLTNEKTLTLEGYKFFPDKVDLSAYQYLFNHSETLIKAYGISLTVTLIGTLLAVLLIALYAYPLYRKDFPFKKVFNFYLLITMLFSGGLVPFYLLYVNYLNLKDSLIALILPGLSNAFYIFITRTFFQQTVPEEMIESGKLDGASEWRIFFQLVLPISLPVLATIGLFTTLMYWNDWFNSMLFINDTDKYSLQYVMIQMIRQAEFFKNQLAGSGVALLVHESVPTESLRMAMVVVSIGPILFIYPFFQKYFTKGLTIGAIKG is encoded by the coding sequence ATGAATACTGCATCCCATATCAGTTCTTACTCCAAGGGGCCAAAGACCGCCCAGATTATTCTTCACCTGTTCTTCATTGCTTTCAGCATGGCCTGCATCCTGCCCATTGTGCTGATTGTGGCCATTTCCTTAACCAATGAGAAAACGTTAACTCTAGAGGGGTATAAATTCTTTCCCGACAAGGTCGATTTATCCGCTTACCAGTATTTGTTCAACCATTCGGAGACCCTGATCAAAGCTTATGGAATCAGTCTGACCGTTACGCTGATCGGAACCCTTCTGGCCGTACTGCTGATTGCACTATATGCATACCCCCTTTACCGGAAGGACTTTCCCTTTAAAAAGGTGTTTAACTTCTATCTTCTAATTACGATGCTGTTCTCGGGAGGGCTTGTTCCGTTCTACCTGCTATACGTTAACTATCTGAATCTGAAGGACTCGCTGATCGCGCTCATTCTTCCCGGACTGTCTAACGCATTCTATATTTTTATTACGCGAACCTTCTTCCAACAAACGGTGCCGGAAGAGATGATAGAATCTGGTAAATTGGATGGGGCATCAGAATGGCGGATTTTCTTCCAGCTTGTGCTTCCGATCTCGCTGCCCGTGCTCGCTACCATCGGTTTGTTCACCACGCTGATGTATTGGAATGACTGGTTCAATTCGATGCTCTTTATTAATGACACTGACAAGTACTCTCTGCAGTACGTCATGATTCAAATGATCCGTCAGGCGGAGTTCTTCAAGAACCAGTTGGCGGGAAGCGGTGTGGCCCTGCTTGTACACGAGTCGGTTCCGACCGAAAGCCTGCGGATGGCCATGGTCGTTGTATCGATAGGTCCCATTCTGTTCATCTATCCGTTTTTCCAGAAGTACTTCACCAAAGGCCTTACAATAGGAGCTATCAAAGGTTAA
- a CDS encoding ABC transporter permease, translating to MTNPATKAVTKPSYTQSMGRIDRLLRNIVKYRVLLLMLLPTSIIFFINCYIPMFGLFIAFKNINYVDGIMGSPWAGLDNFRFLFATSDALRVTINTVAYNVVFIISGLILSVSLAIAINEVRSKLSSRFFQTVMIMPNFLSMVVVSFIVYAFLHPEYGFLVKHILPMFGYSSVNAYMHPNAWPYILWATKMWHSIGIGSVIYLAAITGISEELYEAAVMDGASKWQQITRITLPLLTPIMVILTILNLGGIFRSDFGLFYHVTLDSGALRSTTDVIDTYVYRGLIQLNDLGMSSAANFYQSVIGFFLVIGANSLARKLNRDTALF from the coding sequence ATGACAAACCCTGCAACGAAAGCTGTAACCAAGCCGTCCTATACGCAGTCAATGGGCCGCATTGACCGGCTGCTGCGCAATATCGTGAAGTACCGGGTGCTGCTGCTTATGCTGCTGCCCACCTCCATTATCTTCTTCATCAATTGCTACATCCCAATGTTCGGATTATTCATTGCGTTCAAGAACATCAACTACGTGGATGGTATTATGGGCAGTCCATGGGCGGGGCTAGACAACTTCCGTTTCCTGTTCGCTACCTCCGATGCCCTGCGGGTGACCATCAACACCGTTGCCTACAACGTGGTCTTTATTATCTCAGGCCTCATTCTCTCCGTCTCCCTGGCGATTGCGATCAATGAGGTCCGCAGCAAGCTTTCCTCCCGTTTCTTCCAGACCGTTATGATTATGCCGAATTTCTTGTCCATGGTGGTCGTCAGCTTCATCGTCTATGCCTTCCTGCACCCGGAGTATGGCTTCCTGGTCAAGCATATTCTGCCGATGTTCGGCTATTCCTCAGTCAATGCTTACATGCATCCTAATGCATGGCCCTACATTCTATGGGCTACCAAGATGTGGCATTCCATCGGTATAGGGAGCGTCATCTATCTCGCCGCCATCACGGGTATCAGCGAGGAACTGTACGAGGCCGCCGTCATGGACGGCGCCAGCAAGTGGCAACAGATCACCCGGATTACCCTGCCGTTGCTCACGCCGATCATGGTCATTCTTACTATTCTCAACCTGGGCGGCATTTTTCGCTCGGACTTCGGGCTGTTCTACCACGTTACACTCGACTCCGGTGCGCTGCGTTCGACAACGGATGTCATCGACACCTATGTGTACCGGGGCTTGATCCAGCTCAATGACCTAGGCATGTCCTCGGCGGCGAACTTCTATCAATCTGTCATCGGCTTCTTTCTTGTCATTGGAGCGAACAGTCTGGCCCGTAAGCTGAACCGCGATACGGCACTTTTCTAG
- a CDS encoding RNA polymerase sigma factor: MEDQGIVHLYLQRSQQAILETKKKYGAYCRVIARNIISNLSDVEECENDAYLAAWNAIPPNLPRNFPVFLGRITRNIALDKYGYNTAQKRNREFEVILTELEECLASPDTVETEYEEGEIASLINQFLYSIDEQARNIFIGRYWYSYSIEELSMRFNMSSSKVKSILFRTRKKLRIHLNKEGVNL; the protein is encoded by the coding sequence ATGGAAGACCAAGGAATAGTTCACTTATATCTACAGCGTTCACAGCAAGCTATTTTAGAGACTAAGAAAAAATATGGGGCTTACTGCAGAGTGATTGCAAGAAACATTATTTCAAATTTGTCTGATGTTGAAGAGTGTGAGAACGATGCATATTTAGCAGCATGGAATGCAATACCGCCTAATCTGCCTAGAAATTTTCCGGTATTTCTGGGGAGGATCACCCGTAATATTGCGCTTGATAAATATGGTTATAATACAGCGCAAAAGCGTAATCGTGAGTTTGAAGTCATTCTAACTGAACTAGAAGAATGTTTAGCTTCCCCTGATACGGTAGAAACAGAGTATGAAGAAGGTGAGATAGCGAGCTTAATAAATCAATTTTTATATAGCATAGATGAGCAAGCCAGAAACATATTTATTGGAAGGTATTGGTATTCGTATTCGATAGAGGAGCTTTCCATGAGATTTAATATGAGTAGTAGCAAAGTGAAATCAATATTATTTAGGACAAGAAAAAAACTTAGAATTCACCTAAATAAAGAGGGGGTTAACCTATGA
- a CDS encoding AraC family transcriptional regulator, translating to MDWLQRMNSAMEYIETNLTDKISYDDIAQIACCSTYHFQRMFPFITGITLSEYIRRRRLTLAAFELQTTNEKVIDIAMKYGYDSPEAFARAFKILHGIIPISARDKGVSLKAYPRMSFHISIKGDVEMNYRIEQRGPFEMFGVYGLINLDMKTAFSEVPQFRVKCDDDGSVDLMNELLGRFGDTVLHAALYDHTGESFKYMICYNLPKGLEIPERFTKLSVQALTWAIFPEPQCDLQKLWERIYSEWFPTSEYEQVDGPSFEMYYGMAVNVTGEIWIPVKKK from the coding sequence ATGGATTGGTTGCAGAGGATGAACAGCGCGATGGAATATATAGAAACAAATTTAACGGATAAAATCTCATATGATGACATAGCGCAGATCGCCTGTTGTTCTACTTATCATTTTCAACGAATGTTTCCGTTTATTACTGGAATAACGTTATCTGAGTACATTCGACGTCGACGGTTGACATTGGCGGCTTTTGAGCTGCAGACAACAAATGAAAAGGTTATTGATATAGCTATGAAATATGGGTATGATTCGCCGGAAGCGTTTGCGCGAGCGTTTAAGATTCTTCATGGGATAATACCGATATCTGCACGCGATAAAGGCGTTTCTCTAAAAGCCTATCCTCGGATGTCCTTTCATATTTCTATAAAAGGAGATGTCGAGATGAATTATCGAATTGAACAAAGAGGGCCTTTTGAGATGTTCGGAGTATATGGTCTAATAAATTTGGACATGAAAACAGCGTTCTCTGAAGTTCCTCAATTCCGTGTAAAATGTGATGATGATGGTAGTGTTGATCTTATGAATGAATTACTGGGACGTTTTGGTGATACCGTATTGCACGCTGCCTTATATGATCACACGGGAGAATCTTTCAAGTATATGATTTGTTACAATTTACCAAAGGGGCTTGAAATTCCAGAGAGATTTACAAAGCTCTCTGTCCAGGCATTAACATGGGCTATTTTCCCGGAGCCGCAATGTGATTTGCAAAAACTGTGGGAACGAATATACTCCGAATGGTTTCCGACCTCTGAATACGAACAGGTTGATGGTCCTAGTTTCGAAATGTATTATGGTATGGCAGTGAATGTTACAGGGGAAATATGGATACCCGTAAAGAAAAAATAA
- a CDS encoding ArsR/SmtB family transcription factor: MNKQQQVEVIKEDFKLCQKVFLAIGNETRQSIITVLMETTCTNGLRLGEITEQTHLSRPAVSHHLRILREAGIIMVREEGAKNYYFMDVRTKLGVLKNLINHLDEFMEQYY, from the coding sequence ATAAATAAACAGCAACAAGTTGAAGTCATCAAAGAAGATTTCAAATTATGCCAGAAGGTCTTTTTGGCCATTGGTAATGAGACACGGCAATCTATTATTACTGTACTTATGGAGACTACTTGTACGAACGGACTACGCCTAGGTGAGATTACTGAACAAACTCATCTCTCACGACCTGCTGTTTCACATCATCTGAGGATCTTAAGAGAAGCTGGAATCATTATGGTGCGGGAAGAAGGCGCTAAAAATTATTATTTTATGGATGTTAGAACAAAATTAGGAGTGTTAAAAAATCTTATAAACCATCTAGATGAATTCATGGAACAATATTACTAG
- a CDS encoding RNA polymerase sigma factor, with the protein MHINPIVVKAKAGDSEAFVQLMQEIELPLYRTARSIVNKEEDCADALQETMLKAFRSIHTLREPAFFKTWIFRILINECNKMIKNNSRALPYGELPEVPSISKDYEKIEIWDAVQHLEENLRIVIHLHYLQDMPISQISDILEISTVAVKTRLHRARKKLKHSSQFNQEMELRHGKH; encoded by the coding sequence TTGCATATTAATCCTATTGTCGTCAAAGCCAAAGCTGGGGACTCTGAAGCATTCGTGCAGTTGATGCAAGAGATAGAGTTACCTCTGTATAGAACTGCAAGGTCCATCGTCAACAAAGAAGAAGATTGTGCAGATGCCCTGCAAGAGACGATGCTTAAAGCCTTTAGGTCCATCCATACACTCAGAGAGCCCGCTTTTTTCAAAACGTGGATCTTCCGGATTCTGATTAATGAATGCAACAAAATGATCAAAAACAACTCAAGAGCTCTCCCTTATGGAGAGCTTCCCGAAGTCCCTTCCATTTCCAAGGATTATGAGAAAATCGAAATATGGGATGCCGTTCAACATCTTGAGGAGAATCTACGGATTGTCATTCACCTTCATTACCTACAGGACATGCCGATCAGTCAAATTTCCGACATTCTCGAAATTTCTACGGTAGCCGTGAAGACCCGGCTGCATCGCGCCCGCAAAAAGCTAAAGCATTCATCTCAATTCAATCAAGAAATGGAGTTGCGACATGGTAAACACTAA